The Dyadobacter sp. 676 DNA window ATTATGTTCACCTCTTCGAAGTTGGACTCGCCAATCTCCGCGCTGAACAACCTGCCATTGTGCCAGGACAGGCGGTGTGGATTGCGGAAACCGTACGCGTAAATTTCTTTATAAATGTCGCCGGCCACGTTCACAAAAGGATTGCCCGGCGGGATCCCGTATTTTCCGTTCCTGCTGTTATTTCCCAGCGGGTCAATGCGGATAATCGTGCCCAGAAGGGAATGCAACGTGTGGCAAAGCTCGGGATGTTTGCCAATGGTGGAACCGCCGTCGCCGGTACCGATATACAACAGCCCGTAATCTTCATCGCCTTTTACGGCTTGGGGATTGAAGCCGATATCCTGCGTGCCATGCACGACACCCGGCACATTGATCCGCAACAGTTCCCGCCATGTTCCTTTGAAAACCGGGCTTTTCACATCATCCATTTTCCATTCTGAAATTACCCATTGCAGCGCAACTTTAACCGAGTCGTCATAGGAATAATCGGCGGGTTTTCCCCGGAAAGATTCGGTGTGCGTAATGTAAATCAATCCATTCCGGAGGTATTCGGGATGGAATGCGAAGCTGCCAAGGCCTGTTCCGAGGCCGGGTTCGTTCACGAAATTTTCCACGACAGGCCGTAGATCGAGAAAGGTACTTACATCTTTTCCGCCGATCCGGTAAATAAGCCCCCTCTGGTCGCTCACATAGAGCGTGCCGTCGTGCGAAGGGTGCGGCCGCATGTTCGCGATGCGCGTGCGAGGCATTTTATCGCCGGACGGAGGAATCGTCATGAAATCTTCCAGTTCGATATGCAGCCCGGTTTTAACGACCGGCTGCCCCAGGCGGCCGCTTGAAGCGCCTGTATCCGCTTCGACTTCGAGCGGCGCAATGTGACGGCGTTGTGTCTCCGAGGCGATGTAGTCGAGAATAGACCGGATTTCGCTGTCTTTCAAAAAATCGAACGGCGGCATGATCATCTTGTACCTTTTCGAAAGGCTCACCGCGCGGACGTTGCCGGATTCGATAACGTAGCCTGGATTTTTAATAAATTCAATCAGTTCTTTCTCCGGCAGCAGGCTCGTTATCCCACCGAGCTTCGGGCCGATTTCCTCCTGCTCCATGGCGTGGCATGAAACACAGTGGGTCGTAAACAGTTCCCGGCCCTTTGGACCGGTCGTTGAAAGCCGGTTGGAGCCAGGCGCAGATCGTTTGCCGCCGGCGCAGTTGAACAATAAGAATCCAGCAGCCGCAATGCCGCAAACCAGGCGTAACGTAAAGGTCATTTAACGATGGATTAGGAATTATCGAAAGTGGCGTTAAAGTTAGCAAGCGGCCCCGCACAAAAAAAGCCGGAATTGCTCCGGCTTTATCACTGAATAATGAAGGAGTACTATGGTTATCCTACATTTCTTCCGTTTTTATCTAATTTCACTCGGGCATTCTCCTTGCCGTTCGCTACTTGTAATTCGTAATATTGGGTTTTATCGGGCTCCGTTACCAAAAACGCTTTTTTAACAGTCCAACCGCTAAACTCGTCGCTTTTAATGGTCTTTTTCACTCCCTCCGGCAGATCTTCCGGCTTCACGGCCACTTTGTCCTCTTTGTCTGCCTTGGTTGTCTTTTGCGTCGTTGCTTCCTTGTGCGCGGCATGATCAGCGGTGGTTTGATTGGCCGTCTGGGCCTGAACAGAAGCAAACGAGATAAGCGTCAGGGCCAATGCCGATACTACTAGCTTTTTCATAATCCTTGTTTTTTAGGCAACTATTAATATTTGATCTCGTGCATTCGCACTGTTGCCGTTCTTTCAAACAGGATTATGCCAAAAATTCTAAGTAATTGATTTTGAGTATTTTACAAATATCCTACTAATTTAATAGTGTTTACCAAAATCCACGTTTTGTAGGAATTTGTCTTCAAAAAACCTCAAACATAACAACTGCCCGGCACCATTACGGCACGGGCAGCTGTGTTACCATACTCAGAATCTGCTACTTGTCGTAACCCGGGTTCTGGGTAAGCTTCGCATTACGGTTCATTTCGTCGCGGCTGAACGGACGGAAATACATCTTATCCACCCATGTCCGGTTTTCATGTGATTTATCCTCCGTCGGCGTGTAGGTGTAGTCATAAATCGTCGGATCGTAGTGATACGGCTCCTTCATCGACTTGCCCGGCTTGAACTTGCCGATAACGGTAATGTATTGCAGCGGACGGCCAAGGGTCGTCGGGGCGATCATCCAGCGGCGGGCGTCGTGGTAACGCTGCTCCTCGTAAGCCATTTCAATCCGTTTTTCATGACGGTAGGCTTCTTTCAAAGCGGCTCCCGACACTTTCAAGGCAGGCATACCGGCACGGAAACGGATCTTGTTAAGCCATTCCAGTGCAACCGCATCCTGGCCCAGCTCGATGCTCGCCTCGATGTAATTGAACACGACCTCCGTCACACGGAAGAACGGCCAGGGGATATTCTGGCGGTCGGTGTTATCATACAATGCAGGGTTCGGATCGATGAACTTGCGCATGTAATAACCGGTGCGGCTTCCGTTCCAGTCCTCGATGGTGCTGCTGCGGGTATCGAGGCCTTTGCGGTTGAACAATGTGCCTTTTTCATCCAAAAGGTCGTAAGAACCGGTCTGGATCTGGTTGGCGGGGTCTTTCGCGTCGGACGGGCGCGGTTTCCAGGGAGCGCCGTCGTACATGACCGTTGCATAGAAACGCGGATCGCGGTTCACGTAAGGGTTTGCCTTGTGCTTCGGGTTAGTCCACGAGAACGGCGTTCCGTCCATCATTTCATAATCGTCTACCAGCAAGCCGATCGGCGTGTTACCCGCCCAGTTGTGGTAGCCGTTAGGACCGTTGTTCAGGCCCGTCTGGCGTGCGCCGTCGGAAGTCTGGCTGGGACTGAAATAACGTCCGAAAATGATCTCATTGGCCGAAGCATCCAGGCTTTTGTCAGCGCTGTAACCAGCCATTGCCATCGAAATGTAATTGATCTTCCCTTGCTCGGGCGTAACAGGACCGGTCAGGTTTAGCTTATAACCCTCTTTGGCGTCCATGGCGGCTTTTGCAGCAGCCTGCGCGGCCTGCCAGCGTGCCTTACGGTCGCCCGAAGTGTAACCCAGGAATTCGGGGTTCGGATAAGCGGCAAACAAAGCCGATTTAGCCTTCGCGGTAGGGACATCGTGCAAATCGCTCGCTGCATACAACAGCACCCGCGATTTCAGCGCCAAAGCAGCCACTTCGGTCGCTCGGCCCTTTTGTTCCGCCTTTCCTTTCAGCAACGCAGCGGCGCTGTCGCAATCCGCCACTATGAAGTTCACGCATTCTTCCCAGGTGTTACGTGGGACCGAATAATCTTCGTTCAGCTCATATACTTTCGTAATCAGGGGCACCGAACCGTAGTAGCGTATCAATTGCTGATAATAGTAAGCACGAAGGAAATGCGCTTCGCCTTTCAAACGGTCTTTCAAAGCCTGATCGCTGAAAGTCGAGACCGGCAGTTGCTGGATCGCCTGGTTGGTGGCGCGGATACGGGTATACATAGGGCCCCATCCGTAAGTATCGTCTACCCAGCCCAGGTTGGAAGGGCTCAAACTACCCTCATTTATAGTATTGATATTACGGCCGGTGTGGGTAAATACGGCCTCGTCGGTCAGCGACGCCAGCATTTGCTCGCTGAAACCGCCCTGCTGAAGTCCCTGATAAATACCTGTAACAAAGCCTTCGGCCAATGCACCGTCCTTCCAGACCTCGTCGGTCGGGATTTCGGTTGGCGGCGTTACATCCAGGAAGTCAGTGTCGCACGACACCAGCCCGGTTGTCGCCAGCGCCGCTAGAAAAATCCAATTTTTATAACTCAGTTTCATTTTTTAAGTCTTAGAAAGTTACACGTACACCTGCATTAAGCACTCGCGACTGCGGATAGTATTGTCCGTTGGTAGAAGTCGCTTCCGGGTCCCAAATCTTGATTTTGTCGATCGTGAACAGGTTCAGGGCATTCACATACACGCGCAGGTTGCCCACGCCGATCTTCGAACCCAGTTCGGAAGGCAGGTTATAGCCCAGCTCGATGTTTTTCAAACGCAGGTAATTATTGCTTTTGAGGTAATAGGTGTTCGCACCCGGGGAGTCGGCGTTGGTCAGGTTGGTATAATAAGTGTTGTTACGGTTAGCGAGGCGCGGATCGGTCGAACTTGGGTTGTCGATCGTCCAACGGTGGTCGTAAGCGTATTTCAGATAGTTACCAATGTCTCCGGACTCCGTCTGACCCACGTATTGCAAACCACCCGCGGCACCCTGGAACAGGATCGAAAGGTCGAACGCCTTGTAGCCGAGGTTAATGTTCACACCACCGGTGAATCGCGGACGGTTGGTTTTTTCCGAACGCACCATATCGTCCTTCGTGATCTTGCCGTCGCCGCTCACATCCTTGAATTTCATGTCACCCGGACGGAGCGTACCGGTAATGCCGCTGTAATCGATCGTATTCGCATCGATTTCGGCCTGATCGCGGAACACGCCGTCATACTGGTATGCCAGGAATGCCTGGTAAGGGCGGCCGGTGGTAGTCTGGTAAGCAGGGATACCCGGTGTCTCGTTCCAGTACTTGATCGTATTTTTGGCATAACCTCCGTTCACGCCCACCGAGTAGGTGAAGTTGTCGACGCTGCCATCGTAGCTTACTTTGAATTCAAAACCCTTGTTTTGAAGTTTACCAAGATTTACGGGAGGAAGCTTGCCATCGATACCTGCCGACGAAGGTGTCGAGCCGGTCATCGGGATCAGGATTTTCGAGCGGTTATTGACAAAGTAGTCGATTTCAAATGCAATGCGGTCCTTCCACAAAGTGCCTTCGATACCGAAGTTGGAGTTGTTCGCAACCTCCCACGTAAAGTTGTCGTTCACCACCCGTGTTTCGAGCAGGGTTTTCACCACCTGGTCGTTGATGATGTAGGTTCCAAAGCCCATGGTGTTCAGGTATTGGTATTCTGCCAATGTCTCCGTTCCGAGCAAATAAGGCTCTGCTCCCATCTGGCCCCACGACGCGCGCAGTTTCACATTGTTCACGAAGCGGATATTGTTTTTCCAGAAATCTTCTTCGGAAATGCGCCAACCCGCCGATACCCCAGGGAAGAAACCGAAGCGACCTTCTTTCGGGAACACGTAGGAGCCATCCGCACGCCACAGGAATTCGGCGAGGTATTTCTCTTTAAAGTTGTAACCCACGCGGCCGAAATAGCTCAAACGGGCACGCTTGTAAAGATCGCCGTTGTTGGTACCCGAGTTACCGATATTCTGCTCAGGCGTACCACCCGCGAAAAGCTGGTCGACCACCGGCGAAATGAAGTAACGACGATAAGCGAAGAAACCATCGGCGTCCACGGTTTCGCGCTGGATGCCCACCATGGCATTGAAATTGTGCGAGCCGAACGTCTTTTCGTACGATGCCTGGCCGGTCAGCTGGATCGAAAGCTCCTGGGAAGAAGTTTCCGTCAAACGCGGATCGTTGAATGTCGAACGAACAGTTCCCGTCAGGAACGGTGTTACGCCGTCTTCCTCGTAAGTCTTTTTATCCCAATAATAGAGTGTCCAGGGCTTCTGGAACGATTTCTGACGACGCATTTGCTTATCGATCGCCGCCATTGCGGTCACTTTCAAACCGTCCACACCGGGAATCAGGATGTCCAACGACCCGTTGGTCTGGATATAATCGCGTTTGTCGTTGTTGTAACCCGTTGTATTCGTGGTGATAACCGCCGGGTTCTGACCGTTCTCGATATCCGGACCCGGACGGCCATCCGGCCAGATCGCGATTTCGGTAGGCTTACCGCGCATCAGCATACGGAAGATGTCGCCCGCGCCACCACCATTGGGAAAGTGACGGAACTCTTCACGCAGCGTAACACCCAGGTTAGCCGTTACATATTTGTTGATTTTGGTATCGAGGTTTACGCGCATATCGTATTGCTTATAACCCGTTGCCGAATTCACGTAGTTACCATCCTGGTTGATATAACCTAATGAAGCGAGGTACTTGATGTTCTCGCTACCACCTGTCAATTGCAGGTTATGGCGCTGCTGTGGCGACCATTTGCGGATCACCGAACCATACCAGTCGGTATTCGGGTGGATCAGCGGATCGGAGCCGTCCTGGAATTTCTGCAGATCGGTTGGCGTATACACCGCGTTCAGCACGTTTCCGTTGTCGGTCCGGGTGTAGCTGCCGTTGGTATTAAATCCCTGGAATGCGCCTTGCCACTGGTTAACGGGCAGGTTGTCGTAGATCTGCAACTCGTTACGGATCGTGGCGTATTCAAATGCATTCGACATCTTCGGAATGCGGGTAGGCTGTGCGATACCGAGGTTCAGGTCGTAGGAAAGCTGTGGTTTACCGCTTTTCCCGCGTTTGGTGGTAATGAGGATAACCCCGTTACCCGCACGCGAACCGTAAATTGCAGCCGCCGCGTCTTTCAGTACCGAAATGCTCTCGATGTCAGCCGGGTTCAGACGGTCGAGCCCCCCGGAACGGTTGGGCACGCCGTCTACGACGATGAGCGCATTGCTGTTACCGAGCGAGTTGGTACCGCGGATGCGGATCGCAGAGCCGTCATAACCGGGCTCACCGCTCGACTGTACCGCCGAAACACCCGGCAAACGCCCCCCCCAATGTGTTGGAAAGGTTCGTAGAAGGCGCTTTTTGCAGCTCGGCACCTTTTACGGCTGTTACCGAACCGGTGAGCGTAGCCTTTTTAGCCGTACCGTACCCAACGACCACCACTTCGTCGAGCGCTTTGGTATCGGTTGCCATTTTCACGTCCAGGCTCGTTTTGTTGCCCAGCGGAATCTCCTGCGTAATATACCCGATGAACGAAAACACGAGCGTTGCCGTACCCGGGGCATTCACCGTGTAATTACCCTCGATATCCGTTACCGTTCCCGTCGACGTCCCTTTGACCAGGACACTCACCCCAGGCAGTCCCTGCCCTTGCTCATCATTCACTTTTCCCTTCACCGTTACATCCTGAGCGTATGCAGCGGTCATGACCAACAAGGTCAGCAGAAGGGAGTAAAAATACCGTGTTAGGTTCCGGTACTTTTCCCGTTCAGAAATCCTCATAGATTAAGTATAGATAGATAGTAGATAGTTAAAAAAATTATAAAAAAATGAAAAGATATTACAACTGAGAAATACGCATAAACCCTTATTTTTCAACAAGTCAGAGAAGTGTCTACCATACACAATTTATCTTACTAAAAATCATTAAAATCCTACTTTAAAAACTCCACTCGTAACCGGCGGGCTGTTTTGTTATACTTGAATGGGAGGTTAAACTCGAAAATGTTATATTTTGTAATCCAGCAGTACCGGGGCTGACGGTATGAGCGGCCGGATGTACAAAAAGATATGAAATTATTTACATAACCAAGTTTTCCCGCTTTGTGACAATGTTTTCTTTGAAAATAACCAATAGTTACTTGACGTATAGTAATAACCGGCCCCTATACGTAAAAACTAGTTGGACAGCAACAAAAAACCGCTCCCACAGCGTGGAAACGGCTTTTGCGAGCATTGTAATATCAATTTTGCAGAAACTTACCTGATTTTTGCACAGTCGCTCAAAAGTGTCTGTAAAATGGCACCTAGCAAGAAAGCTGGTCTTGTAAAAATTATATTTTTCCGAACAATTCCCTTGTCAGCGGGCGGTCCACCCGCCATCTACCGCAAGGATGGAACCGACCATATAACTGGATGCGTCGCTGGCCAGAAATATCGCCGCGCCCTGTATTTCCCGCAGATGCCCCCAGCGACGCAGCGCCGTCGCGCCGAGGATAATATTGCGCGCATCTTCGCTTTCGGCGATGGGGATATTCATTTCGGTAAGGAACGGCCCGGGGCATATCGCATTCACCATAATGTCGTATGGCGCCAGTTCCAGGGCCAATGCGCGGGTCATTTGCACAATGGCGCCTTTGCTGGCCGTATAAGGCGTGCGGTTGGCCAGACCCACAAGGCCCAGGGTACTGGCGAGGTTGATAATTCGGCCGCTGCGCCGGGCTTTCATGTGAGGGGTAACCGCGCGGGACGCCAGCCAGGTGCCGGTCACATTCACATCCATCACGTGCTTGAAATCCGAGACGGAAATCTCGTCGATCGGGCCGCGGATGTTGATCCCGGCACTATTG harbors:
- a CDS encoding PQQ-dependent sugar dehydrogenase; its protein translation is MTFTLRLVCGIAAAGFLLFNCAGGKRSAPGSNRLSTTGPKGRELFTTHCVSCHAMEQEEIGPKLGGITSLLPEKELIEFIKNPGYVIESGNVRAVSLSKRYKMIMPPFDFLKDSEIRSILDYIASETQRRHIAPLEVEADTGASSGRLGQPVVKTGLHIELEDFMTIPPSGDKMPRTRIANMRPHPSHDGTLYVSDQRGLIYRIGGKDVSTFLDLRPVVENFVNEPGLGTGLGSFAFHPEYLRNGLIYITHTESFRGKPADYSYDDSVKVALQWVISEWKMDDVKSPVFKGTWRELLRINVPGVVHGTQDIGFNPQAVKGDEDYGLLYIGTGDGGSTIGKHPELCHTLHSLLGTIIRIDPLGNNSRNGKYGIPPGNPFVNVAGDIYKEIYAYGFRNPHRLSWHNGRLFSAEIGESNFEEVNIIVKGGDYGWNVREGNYAISFKDLKNVYPVPEAEAGKFVKPYLQYDHVDGNAISGGYVYEGPIAALKNKYIFGDIVNGRIFYANIDSQPSDQTVYELTIVRDGKETSLAEMSGSKRVDIRIEYDRFTGELYVMTKSDGKIRRVVSATERNR
- a CDS encoding RagB/SusD family nutrient uptake outer membrane protein, producing the protein MKLSYKNWIFLAALATTGLVSCDTDFLDVTPPTEIPTDEVWKDGALAEGFVTGIYQGLQQGGFSEQMLASLTDEAVFTHTGRNINTINEGSLSPSNLGWVDDTYGWGPMYTRIRATNQAIQQLPVSTFSDQALKDRLKGEAHFLRAYYYQQLIRYYGSVPLITKVYELNEDYSVPRNTWEECVNFIVADCDSAAALLKGKAEQKGRATEVAALALKSRVLLYAASDLHDVPTAKAKSALFAAYPNPEFLGYTSGDRKARWQAAQAAAKAAMDAKEGYKLNLTGPVTPEQGKINYISMAMAGYSADKSLDASANEIIFGRYFSPSQTSDGARQTGLNNGPNGYHNWAGNTPIGLLVDDYEMMDGTPFSWTNPKHKANPYVNRDPRFYATVMYDGAPWKPRPSDAKDPANQIQTGSYDLLDEKGTLFNRKGLDTRSSTIEDWNGSRTGYYMRKFIDPNPALYDNTDRQNIPWPFFRVTEVVFNYIEASIELGQDAVALEWLNKIRFRAGMPALKVSGAALKEAYRHEKRIEMAYEEQRYHDARRWMIAPTTLGRPLQYITVIGKFKPGKSMKEPYHYDPTIYDYTYTPTEDKSHENRTWVDKMYFRPFSRDEMNRNAKLTQNPGYDK